The following coding sequences are from one Saccharomyces cerevisiae S288C chromosome VI, complete sequence window:
- the ZNF1 gene encoding DNA-binding domain containing protein (Zinc cluster transcription factor that regulates respiratory growth; binds to promoters of genes involved in respiration, gluconeogenesis, and the glyoxylate shunt; required for normal carbon source utilization and adaptation to pH, osmotic and ethanol stress especially during non-fermentative metabolism) produces the protein MARNRQACDCCCIRRVKCDRKKPCKCCLQHNLQCTYLRPLKKRGPKPVKVRNLKKVDDVQVFSKSSSGGIMKVPKALIDQCLRLYNDKLYVIWPLLCYDDLYELLEKRYDETCVYWFLVSLSAATLSDLQTEIESEGGVTFTGIQLSSFCMSSRQEFDDFNGSDIFKIMTYYCLNRCYAQMSNSRTSYRLSCEAVGLIKLAGFHREETLKLLPFDEQQLGRKVYYLLLLTERYFSVYTHCATSLDTTIAPPQPENVTDPRLSLDSFLEMIRVFTVPGKCFFDALATDSANVTCTEDSLKKIWRELHTVPLEIEPWSYGYVDISFSRHWIRTLAWKLVLQISGMRISFLSNSKNTHIPVEIARDMLEDTFLIPKNLYAVHGPGISVKALEIADALVDVVNQYDQNAESEAWNFLFDISKFVFSLKHCDSTLVDKFTTKCQCALITLPLSNPLESTDGSKEDVDALP, from the coding sequence ATGGCCCGCAATAGACAAGCGTGCGACTGTTGTTGCATTCGTCGAGTAAAGTGTGATCGTAAAAAACCATGTAAATGTTGTCTTCAACACAATCTGCAATGTACATATCTTCGAcctttgaagaaaagaggtCCAAAACCCGTCAAGGTGagaaatttaaagaaagtAGATGATGTACAGGTATTTAGTAAAAGTAGTAGTGGTGGCATAATGAAGGTTCCAAAGGCACTAATTGATCAGTGTCTGCGGCTCTATAATGATAAGTTGTATGTGATCTGGCCTTTGCTGTGTTATGATGATCTTTACGAACTTTTAGAGAAAAGATATGACGAAACCTGTGTGTATTGGTTCCTGGTATCTCTTTCTGCCGCCACGCTTAGCGATTTGCAGACTGAAATTGAGTCGGAAGGAGGGGTTACCTTTACTGGGATACAGTTATCCAGTTTCTGCATGTCATCACGCCAAGAATTTGACGATTTTAACGGTAGTGATATATTCAAGATTATGACGTACTATTGTCTAAACCGCTGCTACGCACAGATGTCCAACTCAAGAACTTCGTATCGGCTTTCTTGTGAAGCCGTGGGGCTCATTAAGTTGGCGGGGTTCCATCGCGAGGAAACTTTGAAACTTCTTCCTTTCGATGAGCAGCAGCTTGGAAGGAAAGTTTATTATTTGCTTCTCTTAACGGAAAGATACTTTTCTGTGTATACGCATTGCGCCACGAGCCTGGATACCACGATTGCTCCACCACAACCGGAGAACGTAACGGACCCCCGACTATCTCTCGACAGCTTCTTGGAGATGATTAGGGTATTTACTGTACCGGGAAAATGCTTCTTTGATGCTCTAGCTACCGACTCTGCTAATGTAACCTGTACTGAAGACTCCCTTAAAAAGATATGGAGGGAACTTCATACGGTGCCACTTGAGATAGAACCATGGTCTTACGGCTATGTAGACATATCTTTTTCACGGCATTGGATTAGAACACTTGCTTGGAAGCTAGTGCTTCAAATAAGCGGTATGCGAATCAGTTTCCTTTCAAATAGCAAGAATACGCATATTCCAGTAGAAATTGCTAGAGACATGTTAGAAGACACATTTTTAATCccaaaaaatctttatGCAGTTCACGGTCCAGGGATATCAGTGAAAGCACTAGAAATAGCCGACGCATTGGTAGATGTTGTGAATCAGTACGATCAAAATGCAGAGTCGGAGGCttggaattttttgttcGATATATCCAAATTTGTCTTCTCTCTTAAGCATTGTGATAGCACATTAGTTGATAAGTTTACGACAAAGTGTCAGTGTGCGCTTATCACGCTTCCTCTTTCTAATCCGCTTGAATCGACAGATGGTTCTAAAGAAGATGTAGATGCGCTTCCTTAA
- a CDS encoding uncharacterized protein (hypothetical protein; SWAT-GFP fusion protein localizes to the cell periphery while mCherry fusion protein localizes to both the cell periphery and vacuole; YFL051C is not an essential gene): MSIPHSVFSALLVFVALATTTLASTEACLPTNKREDGMNINFYEYTIGDQTTYLEPEYMGYEYSNTKKLGSVSGQTNLSIYYSPPCESTPTCVTYAVLKRDEDGYDPCGPLYETKKRDTEYCDPNTAYWSSDLFGFYTTPTNVTVEMTGYLIWSMGNRRR, encoded by the coding sequence ATGTCTATACCCCATTCCGTATTTTCGGCACTCTTGGTCTTCGTGGCGCTAGCTACTACAACCTTAGCCAGTACAGAAGCTTGCTTACCAACAAACAAAAGGGAAGATGGTATGAATATTAATTTTTATGAGTACACAATAGGCGACCAAACCACATACTTGGAGCCTGAATATATGGGCTATGAATACTCCAATACAAAGAAGTTAGGTTCCGTTAGCGGACAGACCAATCTCTCCATATACTATAGTCCGCCTTGTGAGAGCACTCCTACCTGTGTGACTTATGCAGTTTTGAAGCGTGATGAGGATGGATATGATCCTTGCGGACCTCTTTATGAAACTAAAAAACGTGACACTGAATACTGTGACCCAAATACTGCCTATTGGAGTTCTGATCTTTTTGGTTTCTATACTACTCCAACTAATGTAACTGTGGAAATGACAGGGTACTTAATATGGAGTATGGGCAACCGACGCCGTTGA
- the ALR2 gene encoding putative Mg(2+) transporter ALR2 (Probable Mg(2+) transporter; overexpression confers increased tolerance to Al(3+) and Ga(3+) ions; plays a role in regulating Ty1 transposition) — translation MSSLSTSFDSSSDLPRSKSVDNTAASMKTGKYPKLENYRQYSDAQPIRHEALALKVDETKDSRHKFSSSNGENSGVENGGYVEKTNISTSGRMDFEGEAEAEAVKRYQLRSFALLSSNARPSRLAKSETHQKQIHVESIAPSLPKNAALERGHDTALPAGTSSNRCNLEASSSARTFTSARKASLVSAIFETSAESEHGTHPKQAKLKRRTYSTISTHSSVNPTTLLTRTASQKSDMGNDTRRIKPLRMDSRVSFHSEISQASRDSQETEEDVCFPMFRLLHTRVNGVDFDELEEYAQISNAERNLSLANHQRHSERTYNHTDQDTGFTNSASTSGSSAALKYTPEISRTLEKNCSVNEMYVSENNESVREDDKPDLHPDVTFGRNKIEGEKEGNDSSYSRAYYTLQNTEYQIPSRFSFFRSESDETVHASDIPSLISEGQTFYELFKGGDPTWWLDCSCPTDDEMRCIAKTFGIHPLTAEDIRMQETREKVELFKSYYFVCFHTFENDKESENYLEPINVYIVVFRSGVLTFHFDPISHCANVRRRVRQLRDYVSVNSDWLCYALIDDITDSFAPVIQSIEYEADSIDDSVFMTRDMDFAAMLQRIGESRRKTMTLMRLLSGKADVIKMFAKRCQDETNGIGPVLKSQTNMVNLQAEQENVNQNNSNNQISLSNSYMQTTSQPRGDIALYLGDIQDHLLTMFQNLLAYEKIFSRSHANYLAQLQVESFNSNNKVTEMLGKVTMLGTMLVPLNVITGLFGMNVKVPGRNGSIAWWYGILGVLLLLAVISWFLASYWIKKIDPPATLNEAAGSGAKSVISSFLPKRDKRFNDDSKNGNARVGVRRKSTVSLPSRYSRYN, via the coding sequence ATGTCGTCCTTATCCACTTCATTTGATTCATCGTCAGATTTACCAAGGTCAAAATCCGTTGACAATACGGCGGCTTCCATGAAGACAGGCAAGTACCCAAAATTAGAGAACTATAGGCAGTATTCTGATGCACAACCAATACGTCACGAAGCGCTTGCATTGAAAGTGGACGAAACGAAAGATTCTAGACACAAATTTAGTTCCTCTAACGGGGAGAATAGTGGAGTGGAAAATGGAGGCTATGTGGAGAAAACGAATATATCCACAAGTGGCCGCATGGATTTTGAAGGTGAAGCAGAAGCAGAAGCAGTGAAACGTTACCAGTTAAGATCTTTCGCGCTTTTAAGTTCTAATGCGAGGCCATCCAGGCTAGCAAAGTCTGAAACTCACCAAAAGCAGATTCATGTAGAGAGCATCGCTCCCTCTTTGCCAAAGAATGCGGCTTTAGAGAGAGGCCATGATACGGCGTTACCTGCCGGTACGTCAAGTAACAGATGCAACTTAGAAGCCTCCTCCTCGGCAAGAACTTTTACAAGCGCTCGTAAGGCTTCGCTAGTTAGCGCAATCTTTGAAACATCGGCTGAATCAGAGCATGGTACGCATCCCAAACAGGCGAAACTTAAGAGAAGAACCTATTCTACAATATCGACACATTCATCAGTCAATCCTACAACGTTGTTGACAAGAACTGCATCGCAAAAGTCCGATATGGGAAATGACACACGAAGAATTAAACCGTTACGTATGGATAGCAGGGTATCTTTCCATAGTGAGATATCGCAAGCATCCAGGGATTCTCaagaaacagaagaagacgTTTGTTTTCCAATGTTTCGACTATTACATACAAGAGTTAATGGtgttgattttgatgagTTGGAAGAATATGCCCAGATTTCAAATGCTGAAAGAAATCTGTCTTTGGCGAACCATCAAAGGCACAGTGAACGAACATACAATCATACCGACCAAGATACTGGATTTACTAACTCTGCTTCCACTTCAGGATCCTCAGCAGCTCTGAAATATACACCTGAAATTTCACGGactcttgaaaaaaattgcagCGTTAATGAGATGTACGTATCTGAAAACAATGAATCTGTGAGGGAAGATGATAAACCTGATCTACACCCTGACGTAACATTTGGTAGAAATAAGattgaaggtgaaaaagaaggaaatgaTTCGAGTTATAGCCGGGCGTATTATACCCTCCAAAATACAGAATATCAAATTCCTAGTAGATTTTCGTTCTTCCGCTCTGAATCTGATGAAACTGTGCATGCTAGTGATATCCCTTCTTTGATATCCGAGGGACAGACGTTTTATGAGTTATTCAAGGGAGGCGATCCAACGTGGTGGTTGGATTGCAGTTGtccaactgatgatgaaatgCGTTGCATAGCAAAAACATTTGGAATCCATCCTTTGACCGCGGAAGATATCAGGATGCAAGAAACGCGTGAAAAGGTAGAGCTTTTCAAATCCTATTACTTTGTCTGTTTCCatacatttgaaaatgataaagaatCGGAGAATTATCTTGAACCTATAAATGTTTACATCGTTGTTTTTAGGTCAGGTGTCTTgacttttcattttgacCCAATATCACACTGTGCCAATGTAAGAAGACGTGTAAGACAATTACGTGACTATGTCAGTGTCAATTCAGATTGGTTATGTTATGCTTTAATCGATGATATCACAGATAGTTTTGCTCCGGTTATTCAATCCATCGAGTATGAAGCTGATTCGATTGATGATTCAGTGTTTATGACCCGTGATATGGATTTTGCAGCCATGTTACAAAGGATTGGTGAAAGTAGGCGTAAGACAATGACGCTGATGAGACTCTTGAGCGGTAAAGCAGATGTTATCAAAATGTTCGCCAAAAGATGTCAAGATGAAACTAATGGTATTGGGCCAGTGCTTAAATCTCAAACTAACATGGTGAACTTACAAGCGGAACAAGAGAATGTGAACCAgaataatagtaataacCAAATAAGCTTATCAAATAGCTATATGCAAACAACATCACAACCAAGGGGAGATATTGCTTTATACTTAGGTGATATTCAGGATCATTTGTTGACgatgtttcaaaatttattgGCGTACgaaaagattttttctAGATCACATGCAAACTACCTGGCCCAATTACAAGTGGAATCATTTAACTCTAATAATAAAGTTACAGAAATGTTGGGTAAAGTTACTATGTTAGGTACAATGTTAGTTCCATTAAATGTTATTACTGGTCTGTTCGGTATGAATGTAAAAGTTCCAGGAAGAAATGGAAGTATTGCGTGGTGGTATGGAATTTTGGGGGTACTGCTTTTACTAGCTGTCATAAGCTGGTTTTTAGCTAGCTATTggatcaaaaaaatagacCCACCTGCAACGCTCAACGAAGCCGCAGGTAGTGGGGCCAAATCAGTCATATCTAGTTTTTTACCGAAAAGAGATAAAAGATTTAACGATGATTCTAAAAATGGCAATGCGAGAGTTGGCGTTCGAAGGAAATCAACTGTCAGTCTACCCAGTAGATATAGCCGTTACAATTAA
- the SWP82 gene encoding Swp82p (Member of the SWI/SNF chromatin remodeling complex; has an as yet unidentified role in the complex; has identifiable counterparts in closely related yeast species; abundantly expressed in many growth conditions; paralog of Npl6p; relocates to the cytosol under hypoxic conditions): MLGEDEGNTVLEKGNNPSVKQGEVGAVFIVPKILIREHERVILKQILQILDQDELVQPPLDKFPYKKLELPKYIDELKTRDATNTSYKMIQLDAYGEKKVGSNGELFGGRHYLFNTFTFTAHMGVLLVLLQDVIKVLYQSNATHDEDEFIVQHDQILVMETSEEQTKFLAKNGVIPEESKGSFKYITARSAFVEFGASVIAGGQRIVDDYWESLAKKQNLSSHQRVFKLSTNLISKISLLRPSFQNNRISNANEISANTNNTCTISTSKFESQYPIVTEQPSAEIREAYIENFAKGEHISAIVPGQSISGTLELSAQFRVPRYHSKNSFQQALQMKAMDIPIGRHEELLAQYESQAPDGSASISLPNHIPSVNPSNKPIKRMLSSILDINVSSSKNKKSEENEMIKPMNKGQHKNNTSLNINGWKFESLPLKSAENSGKQQYYRGLPLYEKNTLLERLKQLTPNEIKELEHLHDAVFVNTGLQNVRKVRTKKWKKYWQYKAGIPIGLKRSQLDEFKNKYLKDVLAQTSVTTNFNEITNTDETITTKRVPNPNFLGNCNIKDFKPPYIYSHVNKVPQNVAGDKTAVKLDTEVKNTNANPVVATDPVAAKPDNLANFSNEVAMNN, from the coding sequence ATGCTTGGCGAAGATGAAGGGAATACCGTTCTTGAAAAGGGAAATAATCCTTCTGTAAAACAAGGAGAGGTTGGAGCTGTATTTATAGTACCCAAAATACTTATCAGAGAACATGAAAGAGTGATACTTAAGCAAATTCTGCAAATCCTGGATCAAGATGAATTGGTTCAACCTCCCTTAGACAAATTTCCctacaaaaaattagaattACCGAAATATATAGATGAACTTAAGACGAGAGACGCTACTAATACATCCTACAAGATGATACAATTGGATGCTTATGGTGAGAAAAAAGTGGGTTCGAACGGTGAATTATTTGGCGGTAGACATTATTTGTTCAACACCTTCACATTCACGGCTCATATGGGTGTTCTTCTGGTACTTTTACAAGATGTCATTAAAGTGTTATACCAAAGCAACGCAACGCATGACGAGGACGAGTTTATTGTCCAGCATGATCAAATTCTGGTAATGGAAACTTCTGAGGaacaaacaaaatttttggccAAAAATGGTGTCATTCCTGAAGAATCCAAAGGATCTTTTAAGTATATAACTGCCAGGTCAGCCTTTGTTGAATTCGGTGCTTCTGTTATTGCCGGTGGTCAACGCATCGTTGATGATTATTGGGAATCTTTAGctaaaaagcaaaatttGTCGTCTCACCAAAGggttttcaaattatcaacaaatttaatttctaaaatcTCACTTTTACGCCCCTCCTTCCAAAATAACAGGATTAGCAATGCCAATGAAATTAGTGCGAACACTAATAATACCTGTACGATTTCTACTTCAAAATTCGAATCACAGTATCCAATAGTCACGGAACAACCGTCAGCGGAGATTAGAGAAGCCTATATTGAAAACTTTGCCAAAGGTGAGCACATTTCGGCAATTGTTCCTGGTCAAAGCATTAGTGGAACATTGGAACTCAGTGCACAATTTAGAGTACCGCGTTATCACAGCAAAAACTCATTTCAACAAGCTCTGCAAATGAAGGCAATGGACATACCAATCGGAAGACATGAAGAATTACTTGCGCAATATGAAAGTCAAGCTCCTGATGGTTCCGCTTCAATTTCACTTCCTAACCATATTCCATCTGTCAATCCTAGCAATAAACCAATCAAACGAATGCTAAGTAGCATTCTTGATATTAACGTTTCCTCatcaaaaaacaagaagtcTGAGGAGAACGAAATGATAAAACCCATGAACAAGGGCCAAcacaaaaataatacatcGTTAAACATAAACGGCTGGAAATTTGAATCTTTGCCATTAAAATCCGCCGAGAATTCAGGTAAACAGCAATATTATAGAGGATTGCCGttatatgaaaaaaacacGCTGCTAGAAAGGTTGAAACAGCTGACACCGAACGAAATTAAAGAACTAGAGCATTTACACGATGCCGTTTTTGTTAATACCGGTTTGCAGAACGTTAGAAAAGTTAggacaaaaaaatggaaaaagtACTGGCAGTACAAGGCAGGTATTCCTATCGGTTTGAAACGGTCTCAATTGgatgaattcaaaaataaatatttgaaagatgtGTTGGCGCAAACGAGTGTTACTACAAATTTTAACGAAATAACGAATACGGATgaaacaataacaacaaaGAGGGTACCGAACCCAAACTTCCTAGGAAATTGTAACATTAAGGATTTTAAACCTCCATACATTTATTCTCATGTGAACAAAGTACCACAAAATGTCGCTGGGGATAAAACGGCTGTTAAGCTGGACACTGAAGTAAAGAACACAAATGCTAATCCAGTGGTGGCGACGGATCCGGTCGCCGCTAAACCGGACAACCTGGCTAACTTCAGCAACGAAGTAGCTATGAATAATTGA
- the EMP47 gene encoding Emp47p (Integral membrane component of ER-derived COPII-coated vesicles; functions in ER to Golgi transport; forms a complex with Ssp120p that may function in trafficking plasma membrane glycoproteins through early secretory pathway; EMP47 has a paralog, EMP46, that arose from the whole genome duplication): MMMLITMKSTVLLSVFTVLATWAGLLEAHPLGDTSDASKLSSDYSLPDLINARKVPNNWQTGEQASLEEGRIVLTSKQNSKGSLWLKQGFDLKDSFTMEWTFRSVGYSGQTDGGISFWFVQDSNVPRDKQLYNGPVNYDGLQLLVDNNGPLGPTLRGQLNDGQKPVDKTKIYDQSFASCLMGYQDSSVPSTIRVTYDLEDDNLLKVQVDNKVCFQTRKVRFPSGSYRIGVTAQNGAVNNNAESFEIFKMQFFNGVIEDSLIPNVNAMGQPKLITKYIDQQTGKEKLIEKTAFDADKDKITNYELYKKLDRVEGKILANDINALETKLNDVIKVQQELLSFMTTITKQLSSKPPANNEKGTSTDDAIAEDKENFKDFLSINQKLEKVLVEQEKYREATKRHGQDGPQVDEIARKLMIWLLPLIFIMLVMAYYTFRIRQEIIKTKLL; this comes from the coding sequence ATGATGATGTTAATTACTATGAAAAGTACAGTACTGTTGAGTGTTTTTACCGTCTTAGCGACATGGGCTGGATTGCTAGAAGCTCATCCATTGGGTGACACTTCAGATGCATCCAAATTAAGCTCAGACTACTCGCTCCCTGATCTCATTAATGCACGTAAAGTGCCCAATAACTGGCAAACTGGAGAACAAGCTAGTCTAGAGGAAGGGAGAATTGTATTGACTTCTAAGCAAAATTCCAAGGGTTCACTTTGGTTGAAGCAAGGATTCGATTTGAAGGATTCTTTTACTATGGAGTGGACATTTAGGAGTGTTGGTTATTCTGGCCAAACCGACGGTGGCATATCATTTTGGTTTGTTCAAGATTCTAACGTACCACGCGATAAGCAGTTATACAATGGGCCAGTGAACTATGATGGTTTACAATTATTAGTGGATAACAATGGTCCATTGGGCCCAACACTTCGTGGTCAACTAAATGATGGTCAAAAGCCTGTAGATAAGACGAAAATCTATGATCAGAGTTTTGCATCTTGTTTGATGGGTTATCAGGATTCCTCCGTTCCTTCCACGATCAGAGTAACTTATGATTTGGAAGACGACAACTTATTAAAAGTTCAGGTGGACAATAAAGTCTGTTTCCAAACTAGGAAGGTTCGCTTTCCCTCTGGGTCTTACCGTATTGGTGTCACCGCTCAAAATGGAGCAGTGAATAATAATGCAGAgtcttttgaaatattcaaaatgcAATTTTTTAATGGCGTGATTGAAGATTCTTTGATCCCTAATGTGAATGCAATGGGTCAGCCAAAACTGATCACCAAATACATTGACCAACAAACcggcaaagaaaaattgattgaaaaaacaGCATTTGACGCTGACAAAGACAAAATTACAAACTATGAATTGTATAAGAAACTGGATAGAGTTGAAGGTAAAATTCTTGCGAACGATATCAATGCTTTAGAAACAAAGCTAAATGATGTCATTAAGGTCCAACAAGAGCTATTATCATTCATGACTACGATAACTAAACAGCTCTCTTCTAAGCCACCAGCTAATAATGAAAAGGGAACGTCCACCGATGATGCAATCGCTGaggataaagaaaatttcaaagacttCTTATCAATCAATCAGAAATTGGAGAAAGTCCTGgttgaacaagaaaagtaTAGGGAAGCTACCAAACGTCATGGACAAGATGGTCCTCAGGTCGACGAAATTGCCAGAAAACTAATGATTTGGTTACTTCCATTAATTTTCATTATGTTGGTTATGGCATATTACACATTCAGAATCAGACAAGAGATCATAAAGACCAAACTGCTATGA
- the RGD2 gene encoding GTPase-activating protein RGD2 (GTPase-activating protein (RhoGAP) for Cdc42p and Rho5p; relocalizes from bud neck to cytoplasm upon DNA replication stress), with product MLSFCDYFWSEDLVSGLDVLFDRLYHGCEQCDLFIQLFASRMQFEVSHGRQLFGIEAGMDNLKAVQEDEDEGVTVSRALRGILQEMSQEGTHHLTIASNIESLVLQPFSKWCIEHRERIQYSEKTLLTNVNNFRKSKKYVGKLEKEYFNKCRQLEEFKRTHFNEDELANAMKSLKIQNKYEEDVAREKDHRFFNRIAGIDFDYKTMKETLQLLLTKLPKTDYKLPLISYSLSNTNNGGEITKFLLDHMSLKDIDQAETFGQDLLNLGFLKYCNGVGNTFVNSKKFQYQWKNTAYMFANVPMPGSEEPTTGESLISRFNNWDGSSAKEIIQSKIGNDQGAAKIQAPHISDNERTLFRMMDALAASDKKYYQECFKMDALRCSVEELLIDHLSFMEKCESDRLNAIKKATLDFCSTLGNKISSLRLCIDKMLTLENDIDPTADLLQLLVKYKTGSFKPQAIVYNNYYNPGSFQNFGVDLETRCRLDKKVVPLIISSIFSYMDKIYPDLPNDKVRTSIWTDSVKLSLTHQLRNLLNKQQFHNEGEIFDILSTSKLEPSTIASVVKIYLLELPDPLIPNDVSDILRVLYLDYPPLVETALQNSTSSPENQQDDDNEEGFDTKRIRGLYTTLSSLSKPHIATLDAITTHFYRLIKILKMGENGNEVADEFTVSISQEFANCIIQSKITDDNEIGFKIFYDLLTHKKQIFHELKRQNSKN from the coding sequence ATGCTATCATTTTGCGACTATTTTTGGTCTGAAGACCTTGTCTCAGGTCTAGATGTGCTTTTTGATAGATTATACCATGGTTGTGAGCAATGCGACTTGTTCATTCAATTATTTGCGTCAAGAATGCAATTTGAAGTCAGTCACGGGAGGCAGTTGTTTGGTATAGAAGCCGGTATGGACAATCTGAAGGCAGTGcaggaagatgaagatgaagggGTGACAGTTTCGAGGGCCCTGAGGGGAATTCTACAGGAAATGTCTCAGGAAGGGACGCATCACTTGACAATAGCGTCGAACATAGAAAGTTTGGTGCTGCAGCCATTCAGTAAATGGTGCATAGAACATAGGGAGAGAATTCAATACTCCGAGAAGACTTTGTTGACCAATGTAAATAATTTCAGGAAGTCTAAAAAGTACGTCGGTAAGCTGGAGAAGGAATATTTTAATAAATGTAGGCAGCTAGaagaatttaaaagaaCTCATTTCAACGAAGATGAGCTAGCAAATGCAAtgaaatcattgaaaatacaaaataaatacGAAGAAGATGTGGCCAGGGAAAAGGATCACAGATTTTTCAACAGGATAGCGGGAATAGATTTTGATTATAAGACAATGAAGGAGACGCTTCAGCTGTTACTGACCAAGCTTCCTAAAACGGACTATAAGCTACCTCTCATTAGTTATTCTTTGAGCAACACCAACAATGGTGGAGAAATAACGAAGTTTCTGCTTGACCACATGTCGTTAAAGGATATTGATCAAGCTGAAACGTTTGGCCAAGATTTGTTGAATTTAgggtttttgaaatattgcAACGGTGTTGGTAATACATTTGTCAActctaaaaaatttcaatacCAATGGAAGAATACCGCGTACATGTTTGCCAATGTGCCAATGCCCGGTTCAGAGGAGCCTACCACTGGTGAATCCTTAATATCCCGGTTCAACAACTGGGATGGTTCATCTGCAAAGGAAATTATTCAATCCAAGATTGGTAACGACCAGGGGGCAGCGAAGATCCAAGCTCCGCATATATCCGATAATGAAAGGACGCTTTTCAGAATGATGGATGCGCTTGCAGCGTCAGATAAGAAGTATTACCAGGAGTGCTTCAAGATGGATGCCTTGAGATGCTCGGTTGAGGAGTTGTTGATTGACCATTTGTCGTTTATGGAAAAATGTGAGTCCGATAGACTGAATGCGATCAAGAAAGCGACACTAGATTTTTGTTCTACCTTGGGTAACAAGATTTCTTCGTTAAGACTGTGCATAGATAAAATGCTCACGCTAGAAAACGATATTGATCCCACTGCAGACCTTTTGCAACTTTTAGTTAAGTACAAGACGGGCAGTTTCAAGCCGCAAGCCATTGTTTATAATAATTACTACAATCCTGGTtcatttcaaaactttGGTGTTGATCTAGAAACTCGTTGTAGACTAGACAAGAAAGTCGTTCCGTTGATAATTTCTTCGATATTCTCATATATGGACAAAATATATCCTGACTTACCTAATGATAAAGTAAGAACTTCAATTTGGACTGATTCGGTGAAATTAAGTTTAACACATCAGCTTCGAAACCTATTGAACAAACAACAGTTCCACAACGAAGGggaaatatttgatataCTTTCTACGTCCAAGTTGGAGCCAAGCACCATCGCCAGTGTTGTtaaaatttatttattagAATTACCAGACCCACTAATTCCCAATGATGTCTCTGATATTCTTCGGGTGCTTTACCTTGACTATCCACCTTTAGTTGAAACTGCGTTGCAAAATTCTACATCATCTCCCGAGAATCAGCAGGACGATGACAACGAAGAAGGCTTTGATACCAAGAGAATAAGAGGCCTTTATACTACTCTGTCCTCTCTAAGCAAACCACACATAGCGACACTAGACGCTATTACAACTCATTTTTACAGATTAATTAAAATTCTGAAAATGGGAGAGAACGGTAATGAAGTAGCAGATGAGTTTACCGTCTCAATTTCACAAGAATTTGCCAATTGTATTATCCAGTCAAAGATCACCgatgataatgaaattgGTTTTAAGATTTTCTATGATCTACTGACACATaagaaacagatttttcacgaattgaaaaggcaaaattcaaaaaattag